The genomic DNA TGTAGCCGACCTCCTCGCCGACCAGGACGGGCCAGCCGACGGGCACGTTGAGCTGGCCGGCGAGCTCGGCGTCGGCGACCTCGGCGCGCACCGAGTAGGTGGAGCGGTGGATCCGGACGTCGCAGAGCGACTCGAGCTGCTCGTAGAGCGAGGTGTCCTCCAGGTCGGCGTCCAGGAGCGGCGCAGCGAGGTCGAGGGGGAGCACGGTCTCGTCGAGGCAGATCGGGGTGCGCTCCATGCCACGGAGGCGCACGAGCTCGAGGACCTCCGAGCCGGGCGGCACGCGGAGCTGGTCGGCCTCGGCGAGCTTGGCTGCCCGCACCCGGCAGACCAGGACGTGCGCGGTCGGCCGCAGCCCGCGCGCTCGCGCCATCTCGCTGAACGTCTGCAGGACGCTCGGCGGCTCACCCACGACCTCCGGCGCGACGAACCACCCGCTGCCGACGACGCTCTCGAGCAGGTGCTCGTCGGCGAGCCGGTTGAGCGCGTTGCGCAGCGTCTCCCGGGAGACGCCGTAGCGGGTGGCCAGCGTCCGCTCGGCGGGCAGCCGGTCGCCGGGGGCGTACACGCCGCGGTGCAGCGCGTCGGCGAGCTGCCGGTACGTCTGCTCGGAGGCGATGGAGACCCGCATCCGGTCACCATAACGATCGGAGGCAGACCGCTGCTACCTCTTGTCCTCGATTGGTCTAATCGGTATGTTCATCGCCACGTTGGTCTTCTCGGACCGCGGCCTGCTGGTTCCAACGAGGGAGTCATCCGTGTCAACACTGAAGGTCCGGCTGGCGGCGGCCCTCGCCCTGCCGCTCACCCTGGTCGCGGCGGCGTGCGCGCCCAAGGCCGCGAACACGGCCGGCGGCAACGCCCAGCCCTCGGCGGTGTCCTCCGACGTGGCCTCCGCCGGCCCGGTCACGCTCAAGTTCCTCGACTTCGAGGAGGGCGCCGACGCGACCTACATCAAGAAGGCGATCGCCGGCTTCGAGCAGCAGTACCCGAACGTCAAGATCGAGCGCACCGAGCAGAGCTTCGACCAGGTCATGTCGACCCTGAACCTGCGCCTGGCCGACCCCGACGGCCCCGACGTCGCCACGATCAACAACGGCTGGCAGTCGATGGGCACGCTGTCCAAGGCGGGCCTGATCCTCAACCTCGACAAGTACGCCGAGCTCTACGGCTGGCGCGACCAGATGTCGCAGACGATGCAGCGCCAGCTCGAGTTCTCCACCGACGGCAAGAAGATGGGGGAGGGCTCGCTCTACGGCACCCCCGGCGCCCGCCTGACCACCGTCGGGCTCTACTACAACAAGAAGCTGCTCGACGAGGCCGGCGTCGCCGTGCCCACCACCTTCGCCGACTTCGAGTCCGCCCTCGCCGCGGTCAAGGCCAAGGGCGAGACGCCGATCGCCCTGGGCACGCAGGAGAAGACGTACGCGACCAACCCGCTCTTCGCGGTGCAGGCGCTGCTCGGCAAGCCGCAGGCGATCAACGACTTCGTGTACGGCGCCGGCGGCACGACCCTCGAGCAGACCGGCCTCGGCACGGCCGCGGCCAAGCTGCAGGAGTGGGAGAAGGCCGGCTACCTCAACTCCGGTTACAACGGGCTGGACTTCGACGGCGGCAAGAAGGTCTTCACCGACGGCAAGGCCGCCTTCCACTTCGACTACTCGGGCGCGCTGGTGGGCACCGGCGCCGACGACACCGAGTTCGGACGGATTCAGCTGCCGAGCACCGACGGCGGGACGCAGACC from Microlunatus sagamiharensis includes the following:
- a CDS encoding GntR family transcriptional regulator, which produces MRVSIASEQTYRQLADALHRGVYAPGDRLPAERTLATRYGVSRETLRNALNRLADEHLLESVVGSGWFVAPEVVGEPPSVLQTFSEMARARGLRPTAHVLVCRVRAAKLAEADQLRVPPGSEVLELVRLRGMERTPICLDETVLPLDLAAPLLDADLEDTSLYEQLESLCDVRIHRSTYSVRAEVADAELAGQLNVPVGWPVLVGEEVGYSDTGRPVLVGATRYRGDAYKFQADLFRPL
- a CDS encoding ABC transporter substrate-binding protein; this encodes MSTLKVRLAAALALPLTLVAAACAPKAANTAGGNAQPSAVSSDVASAGPVTLKFLDFEEGADATYIKKAIAGFEQQYPNVKIERTEQSFDQVMSTLNLRLADPDGPDVATINNGWQSMGTLSKAGLILNLDKYAELYGWRDQMSQTMQRQLEFSTDGKKMGEGSLYGTPGARLTTVGLYYNKKLLDEAGVAVPTTFADFESALAAVKAKGETPIALGTQEKTYATNPLFAVQALLGKPQAINDFVYGAGGTTLEQTGLGTAAAKLQEWEKAGYLNSGYNGLDFDGGKKVFTDGKAAFHFDYSGALVGTGADDTEFGRIQLPSTDGGTQTSVGAASAVFGISAKTPHPDAAAAFLNYLGSQQMNDLSVQSGYLPIRPSTEAVKPGTVFADEVAGAAAVTKDDGFLPFFDWASPEMLDVIGGQVQLILAGRSTPETLVTDGQKSYDEAAAKRG